A stretch of Acidimicrobiales bacterium DNA encodes these proteins:
- a CDS encoding enoyl-CoA hydratase-related protein, giving the protein MGTNANGEPAATYERVGHVATITYNRPEAMNAVNGAMREALDEAWTRFREDEDAWVGIVTGTGRTFCAGADLRDGKGSTGTWPGSFWEWPTITTFESGMEVWKPTIAAVNGPCIGYGLTAVLACDFVLASDRATFAYPEVTIGVATIVGALRLPKHVAMPDALELLLTGDPIDADHAQRIGLAWRVHEHEALMDEARRLADRLCQGAPLAVRATNEMAHRGTELPWTDAVRMGEAMRRVVSQSEDSAEGGRAWAEKRDPDWKGR; this is encoded by the coding sequence ACCAACGCGAATGGCGAACCGGCAGCGACGTACGAACGGGTCGGTCACGTCGCGACGATCACCTACAACCGTCCGGAGGCCATGAACGCGGTGAACGGCGCCATGCGCGAAGCCCTCGACGAAGCGTGGACGCGGTTTCGCGAGGACGAGGACGCATGGGTCGGGATCGTCACCGGCACCGGCCGCACGTTCTGTGCGGGCGCGGATCTGCGCGACGGGAAAGGCTCGACCGGCACCTGGCCGGGCTCGTTCTGGGAGTGGCCGACCATCACGACGTTCGAGAGCGGCATGGAGGTGTGGAAGCCCACCATCGCCGCGGTCAACGGCCCGTGCATCGGCTACGGGTTGACCGCGGTGCTGGCCTGTGACTTCGTGCTCGCGAGCGACCGGGCGACGTTCGCCTACCCGGAGGTGACGATCGGCGTCGCCACGATCGTCGGGGCCCTCCGACTGCCGAAGCACGTGGCGATGCCCGACGCGCTCGAGTTGCTCCTGACCGGCGATCCGATCGACGCGGACCACGCCCAGCGGATCGGACTCGCGTGGCGGGTCCACGAGCACGAGGCCCTCATGGACGAGGCCCGCCGGCTGGCCGACCGTCTCTGCCAGGGAGCGCCGCTCGCGGTCCGCGCGACCAACGAGATGGCCCACCGGGGAACGGAGCTGCCCTGGACCGATGCCGTGCGGATGGGTGAGGCGATGCGCCGCGTGGTGAGCCAGAGCGAGGACTCCGCCGAGGGCGGCCGCGCCTGGGCGGAGAAGCGTGATCCCGACTGGAAGGGCCGCTGA
- a CDS encoding PAS domain S-box protein, producing MTEVIATGRTGAGPSSTVPAALAAATLAQATEFQTLVDVDDNLIWVSESVRSVLGYAPSEYLNAAGWSLIHPEDVERCQQIGAELRMEPGGSRRIQFRARHADGTWRWVERMSTNLLDEPGVGGVLSTMRDVTSRVMAKRRLGQSERRLRSIVSSAGDIIAILDEGGSIDYITPTVATLLERSTTVMQENWISFIHTDDLDTMRALFVAALEDPGVTMGPVDLRLLRADGEWVVVEALFTDYRSDPIVRGIVLNARDVTARRAVEAEKAANQSIFNTLVEMAPIGIFLADAENRWRYVNARIANELGVDPSELLDTGWMDRFDAADVVRVRSELAMWDGSAPLVTELRTRTSPDARELRLTMSRSGTAANAYGIVGTLEDVTDRRAVDGMLVEGAALGSVAGVVGSAAHDLHNLLSSIGMQLGLMDQETEEADRVRAAEEAVDRACNIAEDLMAMSRPSRGRVQPLEVGPLVAELTNMLRVLVDHQADLSFEDRTDGLMAAADRSGIERIVTNLVVNARDAVEPRGKIRIEVTTVVLDEDDATENGSAGDHIAINVIDNGCGIPAPFLDRVFEPHFTTKEDGNGIGLAASRRNVRAWGGDLRFTTEEGRGTTFTVLLPVM from the coding sequence GTGACCGAGGTCATCGCGACAGGACGAACTGGGGCAGGACCGTCATCGACGGTTCCGGCCGCGCTCGCCGCCGCGACCCTCGCCCAGGCGACCGAGTTCCAGACCCTGGTCGACGTGGACGACAACCTGATCTGGGTCTCGGAGTCCGTCCGCTCCGTTCTCGGCTACGCGCCCTCCGAGTACCTGAATGCGGCGGGCTGGTCGCTCATCCACCCCGAGGACGTCGAGCGTTGTCAGCAGATCGGCGCCGAGCTGCGGATGGAGCCGGGCGGCAGCCGCCGGATCCAGTTCCGGGCGCGCCACGCGGACGGCACGTGGCGTTGGGTCGAGCGGATGTCGACGAACCTGCTCGACGAGCCCGGCGTCGGCGGTGTGCTGTCGACGATGCGCGACGTCACCAGCCGGGTGATGGCGAAGCGGCGCCTCGGTCAGTCGGAACGGCGCCTGCGGTCGATCGTCTCGAGTGCCGGCGACATCATCGCGATCCTCGACGAGGGTGGTTCGATCGACTACATCACGCCGACGGTCGCGACGCTGCTCGAACGGTCGACCACGGTGATGCAGGAGAACTGGATCTCCTTCATCCACACCGACGATCTGGACACGATGCGAGCGCTGTTCGTCGCGGCGTTGGAGGACCCGGGCGTCACCATGGGACCCGTCGATCTCCGCCTGCTCCGCGCCGACGGCGAGTGGGTCGTCGTCGAAGCCCTGTTCACCGATTATCGCTCGGACCCGATCGTGCGCGGGATCGTGCTCAACGCCCGCGATGTGACCGCCCGTCGCGCGGTGGAAGCCGAGAAGGCGGCGAACCAGTCCATCTTCAACACGCTGGTGGAGATGGCGCCCATCGGTATCTTCCTCGCCGATGCGGAGAATCGCTGGCGCTACGTCAACGCCCGCATCGCCAACGAGCTGGGCGTCGATCCGTCCGAGCTGCTCGACACCGGATGGATGGACCGCTTCGACGCCGCCGACGTCGTCCGGGTTCGCAGCGAGCTCGCGATGTGGGACGGTTCGGCTCCGCTCGTGACCGAGTTGCGCACCCGCACCAGCCCCGATGCCCGCGAGCTGCGGCTCACGATGAGCCGTTCCGGTACCGCCGCGAACGCCTACGGCATCGTCGGCACCCTCGAGGACGTGACCGACCGTCGCGCGGTCGATGGCATGTTGGTCGAGGGCGCCGCGCTCGGCTCGGTCGCCGGGGTCGTCGGCAGCGCCGCGCACGATCTCCACAATCTGCTCTCCTCGATCGGGATGCAGCTCGGCCTCATGGATCAGGAGACGGAGGAGGCGGACCGCGTACGGGCGGCGGAGGAGGCCGTTGATCGCGCCTGCAACATCGCCGAGGATCTGATGGCGATGAGCCGTCCCAGTCGGGGCCGTGTCCAGCCGCTCGAGGTCGGGCCGCTCGTCGCCGAGCTCACCAACATGCTTCGGGTGCTCGTCGACCATCAGGCCGACCTGTCGTTCGAGGATCGCACCGACGGTCTCATGGCCGCCGCGGACCGCTCCGGCATCGAACGCATCGTCACCAACCTCGTGGTCAACGCCCGCGATGCCGTGGAGCCCCGCGGCAAGATCCGCATCGAGGTGACCACTGTCGTCCTCGACGAGGACGACGCGACCGAGAACGGTTCGGCCGGCGATCACATCGCGATCAACGTGATCGACAACGGCTGCGGCATTCCCGCCCCGTTCCTCGACCGTGTGTTCGAGCCGCACTTCACGACGAAGGAGGACGGCAACGGGATCGGTCTCGCCGCGAGTCGACGCAATGTACGGGCCTGGGGTGGGGATCTCCGATTCACGACCGAAGAGGGCCGGGGCACGACGTTCACCGTGCTGCTGCCGGTGATGTAG
- a CDS encoding response regulator transcription factor produces MTITIFLLDDHEMVRRGLRDILAAEPDFDVVGEAGTVTEGVKGIVELKPDVALVDVVLPDGNGVEVCEALGQHAPNVSILVLTSFSDDDTLFAAINAGASGYVLKRVGSDELIKSVRGVHAGQSLVDPRLTDRMFDRLRAGQSDDEERLAELNDRERSLLELVAEGLTNRQIGDRLHLSEKTVKNYVSTMLKKLGMDTRTEAAVFATQLAAKRSTEALADRGG; encoded by the coding sequence ATGACCATCACGATCTTTCTGCTCGACGACCATGAGATGGTGCGTCGGGGCCTCCGGGACATCCTGGCGGCGGAGCCGGACTTCGACGTGGTCGGCGAAGCCGGCACCGTGACGGAGGGCGTGAAGGGCATCGTCGAGCTGAAGCCGGATGTGGCGCTCGTGGACGTCGTGCTCCCCGACGGGAACGGCGTCGAGGTCTGCGAGGCGCTCGGCCAGCACGCACCGAACGTCAGCATTCTCGTGCTCACGTCGTTCTCGGACGACGACACGCTGTTCGCGGCGATCAACGCCGGCGCCTCCGGCTATGTCCTCAAGCGGGTCGGCTCGGACGAACTCATCAAGTCCGTGCGCGGCGTCCATGCCGGTCAGTCGCTGGTCGACCCCCGGCTCACCGACCGCATGTTCGACCGCTTGCGTGCCGGCCAGTCCGACGACGAGGAACGCCTGGCCGAACTCAACGACCGCGAGCGAAGCCTGCTCGAGCTCGTCGCCGAGGGTCTGACCAATCGCCAGATCGGCGACCGGCTGCACCTCTCCGAGAAGACGGTGAAGAACTACGTGTCGACCATGCTCAAGAAGCTCGGCATGGACACCCGCACCGAAGCGGCCGTCTTCGCCACCCAGCTCGCGGCCAAGCGCTCGACCGAAGCCCTCGCCGACCGCGGCGGCTGA
- a CDS encoding SDR family NAD(P)-dependent oxidoreductase, giving the protein MIDFPDQYGPWAVVTGAAQGVGLAFVEELHERGLGVVMVDRNDAVVDVAAGLDGDTRTLVVDVTDPGWIEALSAVVGDLEIGLAVANAGVSFVKHFLDMTAEERRLTLGVNAGAVTELAAWSLPPMVARGRGGFMVTSSGSALAGVGGVGLYSATKAFTVNLVEAIGWEIRDSGVHTQAVVAPSMETPAFVGHNPDLDAMFAPMVDPRDVVRGALDVLPKGGRHLADEGLEFAAQVPRAERVDMMSQATTAMYPHIFGSPSS; this is encoded by the coding sequence ATGATCGACTTTCCCGACCAGTACGGGCCGTGGGCCGTTGTCACCGGCGCCGCCCAGGGTGTGGGGCTCGCCTTCGTCGAGGAACTCCACGAACGGGGCCTGGGCGTCGTGATGGTCGACCGCAACGACGCCGTCGTCGACGTGGCCGCCGGGCTCGACGGCGACACCCGAACGCTCGTCGTCGACGTCACGGATCCCGGCTGGATCGAGGCGTTGTCAGCGGTCGTCGGCGACCTGGAGATCGGGCTCGCGGTGGCGAACGCGGGCGTGAGCTTCGTCAAGCACTTCCTCGACATGACCGCCGAGGAACGGCGCCTCACCCTTGGCGTGAACGCCGGTGCGGTCACCGAACTCGCCGCCTGGTCCCTCCCCCCGATGGTGGCGCGCGGACGCGGCGGGTTCATGGTGACGAGTAGTGGCTCCGCCCTCGCCGGCGTCGGTGGCGTCGGGCTCTACAGCGCGACGAAAGCGTTCACCGTGAACCTCGTCGAGGCGATCGGCTGGGAGATCCGTGACTCCGGCGTGCACACGCAGGCCGTGGTCGCGCCGAGCATGGAGACACCCGCGTTCGTCGGGCACAACCCGGATCTCGACGCGATGTTCGCGCCGATGGTGGATCCCCGCGATGTCGTGCGCGGCGCGCTCGACGTCCTGCCGAAGGGCGGCCGTCACCTCGCCGACGAGGGACTCGAGTTCGCCGCGCAGGTACCCCGTGCCGAGCGGGTCGACATGATGAGCCAGGCGACCACCGCCATGTATCCCCACATCTTCGGCTCCCCCTCCTCCTAG
- a CDS encoding DUF2254 domain-containing protein: MQVRLRQLTDQVLNRFFAIPMLFVGLGAILSLLVRAIDTSDLAQSLPTAMQTTVQSGRVLLATIAGGLLTSVTLLLSLMLVAVQLASTQYSPRTLRNWIGDKTLQITVGVVLGTSVFCLLVLRDTRRLSEGTADTPPTELVPHVGVLVAVALGIVSLILVVKSVDHLADSLRVGRVGQRIMAATLSTIQQRSSVAGGEGDARSPVVPADTAFPDHAEPVTTPQAGWVQQVDIDALLEAMPSGATSWIAAPLGDYVLPDAPLVWTTADTAECEHGIRDAFAIGDTRTMQQDAAYGILRLTDIAVRALSPGVNDPNTAADMVAHLNVILLRLWELPPEPSHHRAEDRTVIVTPVTHAEYLHLAFDPIRRYGAADPVVIETLVRALTQLVAEVERRDLPGPTEPLVEMVELVRSTADRTQFSPQDRERLDAIADPQS; this comes from the coding sequence GTGCAGGTACGTCTCCGACAACTCACCGATCAGGTTCTCAACCGGTTCTTCGCCATTCCGATGTTGTTCGTCGGGCTCGGCGCGATCCTGTCCCTGCTCGTCCGGGCGATCGACACATCCGACCTGGCGCAGTCGCTCCCCACGGCGATGCAGACCACCGTGCAGAGCGGCCGCGTGCTCCTCGCGACCATCGCCGGCGGACTTCTCACATCGGTCACCCTCCTCCTGTCGCTGATGCTCGTCGCGGTGCAACTCGCGAGCACCCAGTACTCGCCGCGGACCCTGCGCAACTGGATCGGGGACAAGACGCTGCAGATCACGGTCGGCGTGGTCCTCGGCACCTCGGTCTTCTGCCTGCTCGTCCTGCGCGACACCCGGCGTCTGTCGGAGGGCACCGCCGACACACCGCCCACCGAGCTCGTCCCCCACGTCGGTGTGCTCGTGGCCGTCGCACTCGGGATCGTGTCGTTGATCCTCGTCGTGAAATCCGTCGACCACCTCGCCGACAGCCTGCGGGTCGGGCGGGTGGGCCAGCGCATCATGGCGGCCACACTGTCGACCATCCAACAGCGAAGCAGCGTCGCCGGCGGCGAGGGCGACGCTCGCAGTCCCGTCGTCCCAGCCGACACCGCGTTCCCGGATCACGCCGAACCCGTCACCACCCCGCAGGCGGGGTGGGTGCAGCAGGTCGACATCGACGCCCTGCTCGAGGCCATGCCGAGCGGTGCGACGTCGTGGATCGCGGCGCCCCTCGGCGACTATGTGCTCCCCGACGCCCCGCTCGTGTGGACTACCGCCGACACCGCGGAGTGCGAGCACGGCATCCGGGACGCGTTCGCCATCGGGGACACCCGCACGATGCAGCAGGACGCGGCCTACGGCATCCTGCGGCTGACCGACATCGCCGTGCGCGCCCTCTCCCCCGGCGTCAACGACCCCAACACGGCGGCGGACATGGTGGCGCACCTCAACGTCATCCTCCTGCGCCTGTGGGAGCTCCCGCCCGAGCCGAGCCACCATCGCGCGGAGGACCGCACCGTGATCGTGACGCCGGTGACGCACGCGGAGTACCTCCACCTCGCCTTCGACCCCATCCGGCGCTACGGCGCGGCGGACCCGGTGGTCATCGAGACGCTCGTCCGCGCCCTCACCCAACTCGTCGCGGAGGTCGAGCGCCGCGATCTCCCCGGGCCGACCGAGCCGTTGGTCGAGATGGTCGAGCTCGTCAGGTCCACGGCAGACCGGACGCAGTTCTCCCCCCAGGACCGCGAACGTCTCGACGCCATCGCGGATCCGCAGTCATGA
- a CDS encoding Gfo/Idh/MocA family oxidoreductase: MTVRVGFVGCGLIAGFHAAGLAPVPDAEITAVFDVDDARRRRFADAQAARAVASVDELIDAVDAVYVTTWTAAHPEVVDAVVDAGLPVFCEKPLGVDLAAAQAMAARVRAAGVVNQVGLVLRSSPAFRWLREQVHSGRHGAPMSMVFRDDQYLPTRGMYASTWRGDPALAGSGALLEHSIHDLDLIEWILGDVVSVNAVTAFAHDIDGIEDQASVILRTAEGAQAVLSSTWHDIDSRPSQRSVEVFCRTGHFAVDGDWFGPVRRQTSDDEDLVLDGHDLVDAIRPIDGVDGNPDADFVHAVQTGQAAHPDFAVAVRAHVLADAAYRSAAAGGAPVDVRVTRSDERPPTG; the protein is encoded by the coding sequence ATGACCGTTCGTGTCGGCTTCGTCGGCTGCGGGCTCATCGCCGGGTTTCACGCGGCCGGACTGGCGCCTGTCCCCGATGCCGAGATCACGGCGGTGTTCGACGTCGACGACGCCCGGCGCCGCCGGTTCGCCGACGCGCAGGCGGCGCGCGCCGTGGCGTCGGTCGACGAACTCATCGACGCGGTCGACGCGGTCTACGTCACCACCTGGACCGCCGCCCACCCCGAAGTCGTGGACGCCGTCGTGGACGCCGGGCTCCCCGTGTTCTGCGAGAAGCCCCTCGGCGTCGATCTCGCGGCCGCGCAGGCCATGGCGGCGAGGGTCCGCGCCGCGGGCGTCGTCAACCAGGTCGGGCTCGTGTTGCGCTCGTCCCCGGCGTTTCGATGGCTGCGGGAGCAGGTGCATTCGGGCCGGCACGGCGCACCGATGAGCATGGTGTTCCGCGACGACCAGTACCTGCCCACGCGGGGCATGTACGCGTCGACCTGGCGTGGCGACCCCGCGCTCGCGGGCTCGGGCGCGCTGCTGGAGCACTCCATCCACGACCTCGATCTGATCGAGTGGATCCTCGGCGACGTCGTGTCCGTCAACGCCGTCACCGCGTTCGCCCACGACATCGACGGCATCGAGGACCAGGCGAGCGTGATCCTGCGCACCGCCGAGGGCGCACAGGCGGTGCTCAGTTCGACCTGGCACGACATCGACAGCCGCCCCAGCCAACGATCGGTGGAGGTGTTCTGTCGCACCGGCCACTTCGCCGTCGACGGCGACTGGTTCGGGCCCGTCCGCCGCCAGACGAGCGACGACGAGGACCTCGTGCTCGACGGCCACGACCTCGTCGACGCGATCCGGCCGATCGACGGCGTCGACGGCAATCCCGACGCCGACTTCGTGCACGCCGTGCAGACCGGACAGGCCGCCCACCCCGACTTCGCGGTGGCCGTGCGGGCCCACGTGCTCGCCGACGCGGCCTACCGGAGCGCGGCGGCCGGTGGCGCACCGGTCGACGTGCGCGTCACCAGATCCGACGAGCGGCCGCCCACCGGCTGA
- a CDS encoding response regulator transcription factor translates to MPVAPPRVVLVDDHQMFRSGVRSELGERVTVVAEADDVADAVAVIEQWSPDVVLLDVHLPSGTGREVIEAVDAAGVDTSFLALSVSDAAEDVIDVVRAGARGYVTKSISADDLVDAIIRVSEGDAVFSPRLAGFVLDAFAGAAPAPAVEAADDDLDQLTKREKEVLRHLARGYTYKEIAAQLTISVKTVETHASAVLRKLQLSNRNELSRWAAARRIW, encoded by the coding sequence ATGCCCGTCGCCCCGCCCCGTGTCGTGCTCGTCGACGACCATCAGATGTTTCGCAGCGGCGTCCGGTCCGAGTTGGGCGAGCGGGTGACCGTCGTGGCCGAGGCCGACGACGTCGCGGACGCCGTCGCCGTGATCGAGCAGTGGTCGCCCGACGTGGTGCTGCTCGACGTGCACCTGCCGTCCGGCACCGGTCGGGAGGTGATCGAGGCCGTCGACGCTGCGGGCGTCGACACGTCCTTCCTCGCCCTCTCCGTGTCCGACGCCGCCGAGGACGTGATCGACGTCGTCCGGGCCGGCGCGCGGGGATACGTGACGAAGTCGATCTCCGCCGACGATCTCGTCGACGCGATCATCCGGGTGAGCGAGGGTGACGCCGTCTTCTCGCCCCGGCTGGCGGGCTTCGTGCTCGATGCCTTCGCCGGCGCGGCGCCCGCGCCCGCGGTGGAGGCGGCCGACGACGATCTCGACCAGCTCACGAAGCGCGAGAAGGAAGTGCTGCGCCATCTGGCGCGGGGCTACACCTACAAGGAGATCGCTGCGCAGCTCACGATCTCGGTGAAGACGGTCGAGACCCACGCGTCGGCTGTCCTGCGCAAGCTCCAGTTGTCCAACCGCAACGAACTCAGCCGGTGGGCGGCCGCTCGTCGGATCTGGTGA
- a CDS encoding PspC domain-containing protein → MNDTATPDPATPADATRVSQIPARSTNDRVVGGVCAGLARAVHVDPQVMRIAAVVLGVTGVGAPLYLLAMLVMPEGATAVAAEEAPEVRRGVGLALIVVGVVLVQDALGLGLPPVVAWPVLNVGLAVGGVVWYVRPNFDSTRSEALRVAAGIIVVGLGITALIAGDLSFDVVRSSLLATVLVLSGAALIVGPWITGLMRERTDERRRRLHADARADMAAHLHDSVLQTFALIQRTDDPKVIAQLARQQERELRRWLYADSDDPAATTFRNSVERMTGVVEDRFDIAVETVVVGDIPMDTALEALVGAMGEAATNAAKWSGQDRVSVYAEVDDDGVRVFVRDTGAGFDPDAVAEDRLGVRESIVGRMERVGGTAAISSSPGAGTEVELFAPAVGAPRRDTV, encoded by the coding sequence GTGAACGACACGGCCACTCCCGATCCGGCGACGCCCGCCGACGCGACGCGCGTCAGCCAGATCCCGGCCCGTTCGACGAACGACCGGGTCGTCGGCGGCGTGTGCGCCGGGTTGGCGCGCGCGGTCCACGTCGACCCGCAGGTCATGCGCATCGCGGCCGTGGTCCTGGGCGTCACCGGGGTCGGCGCGCCGCTCTACCTGCTGGCGATGCTCGTCATGCCAGAGGGCGCCACCGCGGTCGCCGCGGAGGAGGCACCGGAGGTCCGCCGCGGCGTGGGGCTCGCCCTGATCGTGGTCGGGGTGGTGCTCGTCCAGGACGCGCTCGGTCTCGGCCTGCCGCCGGTCGTCGCGTGGCCCGTGCTCAACGTCGGCCTCGCGGTCGGTGGCGTGGTCTGGTACGTCCGTCCGAACTTCGACTCGACCCGCTCCGAAGCCTTGCGGGTCGCGGCTGGGATCATCGTCGTCGGGCTCGGGATCACGGCATTGATCGCCGGCGACCTCTCGTTCGATGTCGTGCGCTCAAGCCTGCTCGCGACCGTGCTCGTACTGTCCGGCGCGGCCCTGATCGTCGGCCCGTGGATCACCGGCCTGATGAGAGAACGCACCGACGAGCGGCGCCGTCGCCTGCACGCCGATGCCCGCGCCGACATGGCCGCACACCTCCACGACTCGGTGCTCCAGACCTTCGCGCTCATCCAGCGCACCGACGACCCCAAGGTGATCGCCCAACTGGCGCGCCAACAGGAGCGGGAGCTCCGCCGCTGGCTCTACGCCGATTCCGACGATCCCGCCGCCACGACCTTCCGCAACTCGGTCGAACGGATGACGGGTGTGGTCGAGGACCGCTTCGACATCGCCGTCGAGACGGTCGTCGTCGGTGACATTCCGATGGACACGGCGCTCGAGGCGCTCGTCGGGGCCATGGGCGAGGCGGCCACCAACGCGGCGAAGTGGAGCGGACAGGACCGCGTGTCGGTCTACGCCGAGGTCGATGACGACGGCGTGCGCGTCTTCGTCCGGGACACCGGCGCCGGGTTCGATCCGGACGCGGTGGCCGAGGACCGGCTCGGCGTGCGGGAGTCGATCGTCGGACGGATGGAGCGCGTCGGCGGTACCGCCGCGATCAGCTCCTCACCGGGTGCGGGCACGGAGGTCGAGCTGTTCGCTCCGGCCGTCGGCGCGCCCCGCAGGGATACGGTCTGA